The Mycetohabitans endofungorum genome contains a region encoding:
- a CDS encoding type II toxin-antitoxin system HicB family antitoxin, protein MLYPLYVHVGDAKHAHGVTFPDFPGCFAAADNWADLPAAVQEAVEAHFDSEEGPIPEPSPLEELTHHPEYEGGVWMLFDIDLSKINAKAVRLNISLPERLVQKIDSAAQERKLSRSAFLALAAEHEMQDGERRSMRR, encoded by the coding sequence ATGCTCTATCCACTCTATGTCCATGTGGGCGACGCCAAGCATGCCCACGGTGTCACATTCCCGGATTTTCCAGGCTGCTTCGCTGCGGCCGACAACTGGGCCGACCTGCCGGCTGCCGTTCAAGAGGCAGTCGAAGCGCATTTTGACAGCGAGGAAGGGCCAATTCCGGAACCGTCACCACTCGAAGAACTGACACACCATCCTGAATACGAGGGCGGCGTTTGGATGTTATTCGACATCGATCTTTCCAAAATCAACGCAAAGGCGGTGCGGCTTAACATCAGCTTGCCCGAACGCTTGGTGCAGAAAATTGATTCCGCTGCACAAGAACGGAAGCTGTCGCGCTCCGCTTTCCTTGCGCTTGCGGCAGAGCATGAGATGCAGGATGGCGAGCGTCGATCCATGCGCCGATAG
- a CDS encoding type II toxin-antitoxin system HicA family toxin, producing MNSTHLIRLLKADGWFLASTVGSHHQFKHASKAGKVTVPHPKKDLPMGTVRSILKQAGLK from the coding sequence ATGAATAGCACCCACCTTATTCGGCTTCTGAAAGCCGATGGCTGGTTCCTTGCGAGCACGGTCGGATCGCATCACCAGTTCAAGCATGCAAGCAAAGCCGGTAAGGTTACAGTGCCACACCCGAAGAAGGACCTTCCGATGGGCACGGTGCGCAGTATCCTGAAACAGGCTGGCTTGAAGTGA
- a CDS encoding DUF5681 domain-containing protein — MTFNSARTAKKQRGKPFEKGQTGNPKGRPKRTQEELDLIAACKAKTPDALEAIESIMLGGKNERNRLSAALAIIERGYGKPVQGVELGGTGGGPIQSINMPPDKFWEIAKTIADEI, encoded by the coding sequence ATGACTTTTAACAGCGCAAGAACAGCAAAAAAACAGCGGGGCAAGCCGTTCGAGAAGGGACAAACAGGCAACCCCAAAGGCCGTCCTAAACGCACGCAGGAAGAATTGGACCTGATCGCCGCGTGCAAAGCCAAAACGCCCGACGCGCTTGAGGCGATCGAATCGATCATGTTGGGTGGCAAGAACGAGCGCAACCGGTTGTCGGCTGCGCTGGCGATCATCGAGCGGGGTTATGGCAAGCCGGTACAGGGCGTGGAACTAGGGGGCACGGGCGGCGGGCCGATTCAAAGCATAAACATGCCTCCAGATAAATTCTGGGAGATCGCCAAGACCATCGCCGATGAGATTTGA
- the terL gene encoding phage terminase large subunit: protein MHPFSPDEHFAAAKMAQADLYFFSRWMFYQRRRYKWLRGPHHKAICDALMRVFFGKANRLIINVPPRYSKTELAVVNFIAWTLGQVPDAEFIHASYAAPLAANNSANVRSLVQHEAYQQVFPACRLASDSKSHWSTTEGGVMYAAGAGGTITGFGAGKHREGFGGAIIIDDPHKPDEAKSDVIRQGVIDWFQNTLESRKNSKDTPIILIMQRLHEHDLAGWLLDGGNGESWEHVCLPAIQADGTALWPEKHTIDDLRRMEQAAPYVFAGQYLQRPSPPDGGLIKPDAITTIDALPVGTIKWVRGWDLAATIDGDYTAGAKLGKLEDGRFVIADVVRLRCGPDERDAALTNTAARDGKSVRISLPQDPGQAGKTQALYLTRKLAGYAVTTSPESGDKATRAEPLAAQINVGNVLMLRGPWNDALLNEMRLFPNGTHDDQVDACSRAFAEIMVHKRGFFDLD, encoded by the coding sequence ATGCATCCATTCAGCCCGGACGAACACTTCGCGGCTGCAAAGATGGCACAAGCGGATTTGTACTTCTTCTCGCGCTGGATGTTCTATCAGCGCCGCCGGTACAAATGGCTGCGCGGCCCGCACCACAAAGCAATCTGCGATGCGCTAATGCGTGTCTTCTTCGGTAAGGCCAACCGGCTAATCATCAACGTACCGCCCCGATATTCAAAAACTGAACTCGCGGTAGTCAACTTTATCGCTTGGACACTCGGACAGGTACCCGATGCCGAGTTCATCCACGCGAGCTACGCTGCACCGCTGGCCGCAAATAACAGCGCCAACGTGCGCTCGCTCGTGCAGCACGAGGCTTACCAGCAGGTTTTCCCAGCCTGCCGCTTAGCCTCGGATTCGAAAAGCCACTGGAGCACCACCGAGGGCGGCGTGATGTACGCCGCTGGTGCCGGGGGTACGATTACTGGCTTTGGTGCGGGTAAGCACCGCGAGGGCTTTGGCGGCGCAATCATCATTGACGATCCGCACAAGCCCGACGAAGCCAAGAGCGATGTCATCCGACAGGGCGTCATCGATTGGTTTCAGAACACGCTGGAGAGCCGCAAGAACAGCAAGGACACGCCGATCATCCTGATCATGCAGCGCCTGCATGAGCACGATTTGGCAGGTTGGTTGCTCGATGGTGGCAACGGAGAATCGTGGGAGCACGTTTGTTTGCCTGCAATTCAAGCCGATGGCACGGCGCTATGGCCAGAGAAACACACCATTGATGATCTGAGGCGGATGGAGCAGGCGGCTCCCTATGTGTTTGCAGGGCAATACCTGCAACGCCCATCTCCACCGGATGGTGGCCTCATCAAGCCGGACGCAATCACGACAATCGACGCGCTACCTGTGGGCACGATCAAATGGGTGCGCGGTTGGGATTTGGCCGCGACCATCGACGGCGACTATACGGCAGGCGCGAAGCTGGGCAAGCTGGAGGATGGCCGCTTTGTCATTGCTGACGTGGTGAGGTTGCGCTGCGGTCCCGACGAGCGGGACGCGGCACTGACGAACACAGCCGCTCGCGATGGCAAATCGGTGCGCATTAGTCTGCCCCAAGACCCAGGTCAGGCCGGCAAGACTCAGGCGCTATATCTGACCCGCAAGCTGGCGGGCTACGCGGTCACCACCTCGCCAGAATCCGGCGACAAGGCGACACGGGCCGAACCGCTGGCCGCGCAGATCAACGTCGGTAATGTGCTCATGCTGCGCGGTCCGTGGAACGACGCCTTGCTTAACGAAATGCGACTGTTCCCCAATGGAACGCATGATGACCAGGTCGATGCGTGCTCACGCGCGTTTGCCGAAATCATGGTGCACAAGCGCGGCTTCTTTGATCTGGATTAA
- a CDS encoding anti-CBASS protein Acb1 family protein: MFNWLRRKDEPPQAPETPKSGGFFTTKHDLRVGQTEAWAHLQASTFQRSVADDFCAADVGMDANELENSVKRVATLRQENMPAAQVGWYASQSFIGYQLCALIAQHWLVDKACTMPGKDAIRNGYTVTVNDGTGVDAGVIDAIRREDKRFRINHHMREFVRMGRVFGIRIAMFVVQSTDPEYYAKPFRVANATWTSGRKARILGSWQGAKSAMNCGRCWSR; this comes from the coding sequence ATGTTCAACTGGTTACGACGCAAGGATGAGCCGCCCCAAGCCCCCGAGACCCCAAAGTCCGGGGGCTTTTTCACGACCAAGCACGATCTGCGTGTCGGCCAGACTGAGGCGTGGGCACATTTGCAGGCATCAACGTTTCAACGCTCGGTGGCCGATGATTTTTGCGCCGCCGACGTCGGCATGGACGCGAACGAACTTGAAAACAGCGTCAAGCGCGTTGCAACGCTCCGACAGGAAAACATGCCAGCCGCGCAGGTCGGTTGGTATGCGTCACAGAGCTTTATCGGCTACCAACTCTGCGCGCTGATTGCACAGCATTGGCTGGTTGACAAGGCATGCACGATGCCGGGTAAGGATGCGATCCGCAATGGCTATACGGTTACGGTCAACGACGGTACAGGAGTGGATGCGGGGGTCATCGACGCAATCCGCAGGGAGGATAAGCGTTTCCGAATCAACCACCACATGCGCGAGTTCGTGCGCATGGGGCGTGTATTCGGCATTCGCATCGCCATGTTCGTGGTCCAGTCAACCGACCCTGAATATTATGCCAAGCCATTTAGAGTCGCTAACGCAACCTGGACGTCAGGCCGTAAGGCGCGTATCCTGGGGTCATGGCAAGGCGCAAAATCAGCAATGAATTGTGGGCGGTGCTGGAGCCGTTGA